The bacterium genome includes the window CAAACCTAATAGAATAAAACATAGAGTTAATGAAACTTTGCCTAAACTTTGAGTGAATAGCGGTAAAATAAAGTTAGGTGAGATCATATAAAGCACTAAACTAAAAAATATAGGTAATGCAATGCAAACGTAGGCTTGTAGTTTGCTTTGCGAAACCAAGCTTTTAAGTTTATTTTTAAGATGGTTTGATTGGCGGACTTTTCTTAGTAGAAACTCCATTTGCTTTAACAAAGATTGTCCACTTTCAATGGAACTATGAATAGATATTAAATACTGTTTTAAGCTTTTGTGACATATAGTTGCTGCAGAGTTAAACAATAGTGCTGAAAAGTCTTTGCCTGTATGTATACCTTTAACAATAGATGTTAGCTGGTTTTTTAAAAAAACATGAGAAGCTTTATAGCTTAAAATAAAGGCTTGTTCTCGGCTAGTCCCTGCTTTCAAATGACGAATAAAAGTATCGAAAAAATCAATACAATAGCTATCCATTCGTCTGCAGTGGTAGTGTTCAATAAAAACTGGATACAACTTGTGTATACACAAAGCAGTCATTATCGTTACAAGAAATAATAAATGAATTGAAAAGTGTAATGAGATTAAGAGTAAGATAAAGCTTACTGTGAGTACATTACTGATTTTGTAGAAGCTCATAAGTGAGTAAAAAGAAAATAGAAGGGTTAAAAAAACAAATACCATCATTTTAAGCCACTTTGGTTTGAGTTAAAATACTTCTCAGTTGATTTTTTTGGTGTTCAGGTAATTTTTGTAAAAAGCTAGGGTAATGCTTACTCCATTTTAAAGTATTTTGCTCTTGGGTAAAAATATCCAACAAAGAAATAAGCTCTGTTTCCATATGTGAAACTTCAGTTATATGAGTTATACTTCTTTGACCATTTTGGCTTCTTTGAACGTATACAATAAGATCTATCGAAGAGACGATTTGTTCTCGCAATGCAGAAGTTGGATAAGTGTAACCTGATAATAAAACTAGATTTTCAATCCTTTTAAGGGCATCTCTTGGGCTATTGGCATGCAAGGTTGTCATGGACCCACTATGACCTGTATTCATAGCTTGTAGCATATCCATAGTTTCTTCACTCCTGCACTCACCCACAATAATTCGATCTGGACGCATACGCAGTGAGTTTTTGAGTAAATCTCTAATGGATACCTCGCCTAAATTTTCTGTATTTTTAGTTCTTGTTTCAAGTTGTATGACATGGGGCTGTTTTAATTTAAGTTCAGCAGAGTCTTCAATACTAATGATGCGTTCAGATGGGGGTATAAATTGTGACAAAATATTGAGCAGTGTTGTTTTTCCGCTGCCAGTACCACCTGCAATTAAGATATTTTTTTTATGTTGGACACAAAATTTTAAAAAATTTGCGCTGGATGCGGATAAAGATTTTTGGTGAACCAATTTATCTAAGGTTATTGTTTTATGCATAAATCGACGTATGGTCACTGTTGTGCCATTGAGAACAAGGGGGTGAATGATAGCATTTAAACGCGAGCCATCTGGTAGACGGGCGTCAATCATTGGAGAGCTCTGATCAAGACGCCTATTAACCAGACTTGCAATTTTATTAATGATATTGCGTAAAATTTTTTCAGAAGAAAAAAATAAAGGGCTTAGGTGCAATTGGCCATTTTGCTCATAATAAATAGTATTGGCCCCATTGATCATGATTTCACTTACCTCGGGTGCACAGAGCAAAGTATCGATGGCGCCCAAACCAGTGTTTTCACTGATAATGAATCCAAGCAACTGCTTATGTTCAGCTAAATTTTTATATTGGGGGTTCTTGTAACAAAAGTCATAATAGTTTTGAGTGATTAAGGTTTTTATTTGCTGGGTATTGTGATTTTCAAGCTTGGTTTTTACAAAGACTTGATCGTTTAAGTGTTGGTGGAAGGTCTGGATAAATTTTATGTATTCACGCATTGTATGGGTCCTTAATCAAAAAGTGAAAAATGATAATCTTTGGTGTTAATGTTTAGGGTTTTAGAATGTTTAAGAAGCTTTTGATGGTATTTTTCTTTGACACTGTTGGAATAGGCCGTAAGCAAAATAAAAAATTGGCTTTGCTTTTTTTGAAAACTTCTGCTTTTGAATAATTCACCCAAAATAGGAACGGTTCCTAAGACTGGAAAACGTTTTATGTTTTTCCGCATTCTATCTTGAAAGAAGCCGCCTAAAACAATGGTTTGATTAAGTTGGGTTTGTGCTGAGGTTTGCAAGTGGTGTTCAATAATACCGGGAATACCTTCTATAGAAACAGAGCTGTCCAAGTCGCTGATTTTAATTTTTAAATCTAAGAGAATATTATTGCTGGCATGGATATGGGGTTTAATTTTAAGTGAAACGCCATAGGGTTTAAACATAACGTTTGCAACACGTTCTGATATTAACCGGATGGGGATTTCTCCACCGGCAAGAAAAGAAGATACAAAGCCATCTCGACATAATATTTTAGGGTTGGATAAAACCTTGGCTTTCCCATTTTCAGATAGGGCTTGAACAATAAGATTTAAGTCGCTACCGGTAGAGATTGTGCGTTGCAATAAAGTGTTGTTCAAAGCAAGGTTCGCTTGGGCTGAAATTGTATCTGGCCATTGAATGCCTATGTTCTTGATGGCAGAGTTGTGAACTTCTAAAAACTTAACATCAATGAAAACAGAACTTTTTTTAGAGCTATGAATATGGATACCATCATCAATTAAAGGGTAAAGGCTTTTAGCAATTAGCAATACCTTTTTTTTGTCCTGAAGGTGATTTACATAACCTTTTAATCTAAAGTACTTGCCTTGAGGTTCAACAAATATATTTTTGTAATGATATTGGTGGATTTTGGTTTGCAAAAGTTTATGTAAAAAAACGAACTTTTTTTGATTAAAGTGAGTGAGGTCAATAATATTATTATTTTGCTGTTTTATTGCTTCCAGTAGAGCCAAATCTTTAGGCTTAAAGAGAGTCCCCTTAATGAGGTATTGATTGGATTGCTTTTGTATATAAAGGGTTTTTATTTTTTGTAGTTGTTTGATTTGCTTTATGAGAGATGCATCGTTGCTTTTGTTTCCTACTATAACAATGTATTTGTACTTTTGTTGATTTTTTCGCCAAATGACTAAAGATGTAGAACCAGTTTTAATACCGGTTAAAATAATTTCTTTGTTATTTTCTATGATGGTAACATCTGCAATTTTAGGGTTGCCTATAGATACACGTATTATATTGTCACCGGGTATAACTTTTTGATGGCCAAGGTCTAAAAAAATATTTTTTTGTGCATACAAAGAAGGTAAGGCTAACAGTATTATTATGAGTGATATAGCCAGAGTGATGCGCATGTTTTAAGCTTAAAGCAATATAAATGCCAGCATACAGTGTGAATAAATACGCTTAAATTAACATTTAAAGATGCGCAAAGCTAAAAGCGATCGATTTTCTTACACTAGCAGTTTGAATTTAGATGTATCAATAGGTAAAAGAAAGTTACAAAAGATAAAATTTATTCAGTCAAAGTGAGTCTGATGGGTAACTTTACAGTTTTTAAATGCCATCGGTTTTTATTGGATCGGTTTTTTTCCATGTATTTGACTTGAATAGATATATGAGCAGGGTTTCCTTTGTTCCGAATGATGTCAGTATGAATATAGCCTCCTTGCCAACAGTCTTGTTTTGGCTTGAAGTAATATTGAAAAATTGGAATACCTTTGATGGATTGAAAAGGAATTGTTTTTGTTTGAATTTGCGTTAAGTCGGTATGAGCTTCCTCCCAAAGCTGAATAACTCGACCAAAATTGATAGGTTTTGCATCGCTAGAGGTGTTGTTTTCTGAAAAATTTGCATTTAAACGCCATTGAAACTTTCGATTGTCAGCCAGTTGATGTCTTCTTTTGCTGATGTGTCTTCGGCTTTTTGATTTACTTTCAAAGTTTTCATACATGTTTTTCAAGTTCATAGCGCAGTAATTTTTATCACGTCTGTGTGAGAGCGCATGAAAAACTTTTATGTTGAGGTTCCCGTTTTCATCATAGGATTCAATTAATGTGTTGGCACTAAGATCAATTTTATCTAAAAAACTATCATTGGCTAGCTGGCTGGAGTCTATGTCAATAGAATAGAAATAGCTTTCTATGGCCTTGGCCTTAGAGCTTATGACGCAGTTGATTGATAACAGTATAATAAGTAAGTTTTTTATTTTAATATTCGCCATTGTTGCCATAAGCATAGCCAACTCTCTCAATCAATTGCTCTGATCTATTTTTTAAGTTTATCCAGCGTTGGTGAGGAGAGTTATTATTTTTATAATCACTAAAATTAGAAATCTTTTCTAACAAAGGTGTTAGACCGCTCATGATATTTCTCTTAATGGTTTGGTTAAATGGACGACCAAGCATACATGCTCTAACTGAAAGATAGCGATCCTTAATTTTTTTATAGCTAACTCTATTAGCAATATTAAGGTTTTGTTGTATAAAATTGAATGCTTCATTTGTCAGTTGGTAAGCATGGTAGGGATTGTAACTTTTTAAAGCCTCAAAGTTAAATTGATCTTCTTTTAGTGAGTGAAAAAAGCCTTGATATTGCTGAGCATCGTATACAATTTCAGTACATTCAGAGTTTATTTTTTCTGGATTACTTTCTGGAATTGCATTGATCTTTGCTACCGTTTGTTGAATGTTATCCAAGTTAAGATTTAGGTCCTCAATGCAAGTATCAGGCAAAATTTCATGCAATGAACTGATGTATGTGCTTTGATCAAGGTACCTGAAATAAGCTTTTCGACTATATTTGGGACTATAAACATCTGGAGCAAGAGCATCAACAATCAGTAAAAACACGCCACCACTTTCCTGCCACGGAAACTTAACATACTTTTGTTGAATAATGGTAGAGGCTTGTACTTTTAAAGTTTCAGACTCTTGAGCATGAACAGATATAAAGCCGCAAAATAAAACACTACATAAGACTATTTTTTTAATTTTCCCCATAACAGCAATTAACCTAGCAAAAATTATACAAAGCGTCAAATCAAGAATGAGAGTGGTCTTCATTGAGTATGTTTGAAGAGCATAGTGGGTTATACTTTTAAAAAAAGTGGTACCGGAGCCCGGAATGGCACTGTCTCGGCTTGCTGAGGCAAGCTTCCCAGTATTCCGTCTCAAAAAGCAGTGCTTTTTGTTCTTCCTAACCGGGCCAAATGTTGAATTGCAAAACTTGAAGAACAAAATAATTTCTGCCCTAAAGGGCAAAAATTATTTTGGTACCGGAGGCCGGAATCGAACCGGCACAGCTTAATAAGCCGCAGGATTTTAAGTCCTGTGTGTCTACCAGTTCCACCACTCCGGCACAGAATTAGGTTAAGAACCTAGTAGAATAAGCTCAATACAGACTTTAAACTTATTTTGCGAGGATTTTTTATTTTTTTCAAAAAATGTATTTTTTTTAGATTGATATTGATTATCAATATCCAAAAAGGTATGGGCATAGGGTGAAATTATCCGAAGTGCCAAATAAAAATATGCGAGTCAAAGTTTCAACATTCAATCAAGGCTACAGTCAAAAAATTATTGAACGCCTAAGAAATTTGGGGATTGTAGAAAACAAAACAATCTCAATATTGCACAGCTTACCTTTTGGGGGCCCCGTGGTTGTACATGTGGGGTGCTGTGTTTTTTCTTTATCAAGAGAAGTGGCACAGTGGGTAGAAATTGAACCCGAAGCAAGTCATTAAAGGTGTGCATGTCTAAGCAAAAACATAAAAAAATTCTTTTGGTAGGAAAACCGAACTCAGGAAAATCTTTATTATTTTCAAAACTCACAGGAGTTAGACAAAAAGTGTCCAACTTTCCCGGCGTGACGGTTGAAATTAAGCAAGCCCAGTATAAAGAGTTCCATTTGGTTGATTACCCGGGTATTTATTCCTTGGATAGCATTTCTATTGATGAAGAAATAGCCATTAACTCTCTCCAAAGCGCTTTGGAGAATGAAAAAGATGAACTTACAGCCGTTGTTTGCGTGGTGGATGCCACGCGTTTTGATATGAGTATGTCTCTTGCTTTGGATATACGCCAAGAATGTTTAAAACACAGTGTTCCCATGATTCTAGCATTGAATATGATGGATGAGTTGGAAAAGAATAATCTTCACGTCAACCTCAAAGGGATAGAAGAAGCATTGAATGTACCGGTAATAGGGATGTCAGCTAAAACCAAACAAGGTTTTACTGAGCTGTACAATGAAATTAGCCGTGTAGGCTTTAAAGACATGCCTTTGCCTAGCTTTAATAAAACTAAACAAGAGCTCTTAGAAGAGCTGAATCAAAAATTTGCTCCAAAGTCAGATGTGTTGATTGCCAAACAAAATTACTTAGATCGAGTATTTTTATCCCCTTGGCTGGGCGGTGTTTTGTTTGCTTTGGTCATGTTGTTGGTGTTTCAATCTATTTTTACCTGGGCAGAACCCTTAATGGTGGCGGTAGAAAATATCTTTGCCTTTTTAGGGTCTTTGGCTTTGTCTACGCTCTCTGAGGGTGTGGCTAGAGATTTTATCATTGAAGCTTTAATTGAAGGTGTAGGTGCGTTTGTTATTTTTGTGCCGCAAATTTTTGTTTTAACCTTTATCATTGGCATTTTAGAAGACAGTGGTTATCTGGCCAGGTCAGCTATTATTTGTCATAGAATTTTAAGCTTTTTTGGGTTTTCTGGAAAAAGTTTTGTGCCACTGCTTACCGGTCATGCCTGTGCGATTCCAGCTATTTTGGCGGCTAGGACCATTGATTCTCCCAAACGCAGATGGATTACCATGCTGACTGTGCCTTTGACGGCGTGTTCTGCGCGTTTACCCGTATACAGTTTGTTGATTGTGACCTTAATTCCAGCGAACGCTATTGTTGCAGGCTTTTTGGGTTTAAGAGGCTTATTGTTTTTTGCATTGTATGCCTTTGGTATTGCGATGGCTCTGTTGGTGGGAGTTTTGATTGATCGCTTCTCAACCAATAAAGATGACAATGACTATCCGTTTATTTTGGAGTTACCGCCTTATAGAGTACCTGGAATAAAACCCTTGTTGCAAAAATCATTTAGAGCGGCTTGGTCTTTTTTATCAGGGGCAGGTCCCATGATTTTTGTGGTCACGGTTATTGTTTGGGCCTTGGGTTATTTTCCTAATTATGGTGAGTCTTTGGAGCAATCTTATTTGGCCAAGTTGGGTCATTTCTTTGAACCGGTTTTTGCACCCTTAGGCATTGATTGGAAATATGGTGTAGCCATTTTGGTGTCATTCCTGGCCAGAGAGGTCTTTGTGGGTACTTTAGGAACCATGTTTGGTATTGAGTCTGCGGATGAAAATCTGTCGAGCTTGAGTGAAAAGATTCAAAACAGTGGCTTTTCTCTGGCTTCAGGTATAGCGCTTTTGGTATTTTATGCTGTTGCCTTACAGTGTGTATCCACTGTAGCCGTATTGGCCAAAGAATTAAAAAACAAATGGCAAGCATGGGGTGTGTTTGTGGCCTACGGAGTTTTAGCCTATATTATGGCTTTGATCACCTATATGTTTTTTAATGGATAATTTTGCTTATCTAATTTTTTTAGAAAGTTTGATGATTAATGTTGGTGACAATGACCTTCCCAACACTTGTATTTTCTAATGGTCATGATGTGGCCAATAAAGAGCATTAAACCGCCTATGATAAAACATGCTTCTTCCCAAATATGATTATGAGGGTGGCTATGCTGGTGTTGATGTGTTGGAGAAAAACCTTCTGGTGGTAGAAAACCTAAAGCGGTAACTGCAATACCAAGAATGAGTAAGGCAAAAATAGTTTTGGATTGATGCATTTTATAGTGACGCAAAATAGTCCATAAGGCCAATGCTGTCATAGCAGCAAAGAAGCTGATATGAACCCACTGATTTTCAAAATACTTTCCTAAGGAAGGTAAAGAAACCAATAAGATGGGGGTCAGTAAACAGTGAATAGCGCATAAGCTAGAGCAACAGATACCAATAAGATCAATGTTTAGCTTTTTGTTTTTTTTATGACCCTGCTTAACCACTGGCACAAACTATATAAAAGTTAAATTAAAAGCAAGCGCTTGTTGATAATTTTATCCACCCCTATATTGTACTTTTGTATGTTGGTATGCGAGCCATGCTCTTTGATGCAAAGGGGCTTGGTGAACCCTGAAAATATCAACAGCATGCTGAGATAAGGCCATGGATATGCCAATGCTTTCATAATCTCTGGCATGGGCATCCAGATTACAAAATAGCTTCATAAAAGATTTTCTGGAGTGACCGATAAGAAGCCTACATGGAATATCATTGAACTGATCAAGGTTTTGTAAAATTTTTAGAGATTGAGAGGCCGTTTTGCCAAAGCCTATGCCGGGATCAAAAATTACTCTTGAAACATCAATGTTGTTTTTATCCAGCAACGTTAGTTTTTGATCAAGCCATTGTTTTAAAAATACAATGGGATCCGTATCGTGTGCCATAACATTTCTAGGGTCTACCGGAGCATTTAAACTGTGCATTAAAACGTAATCGCAGTTTGTTTGTTGCAAAGTAGAAAACATTTCAGGATCTTTAAGTCCACTAACATCATTAATGGTGTGAAGTTCAGTTTGCTCATGAACAAACTGAGCAACTGAAGCATGCATTGTATCAAGACTTAAACGCGGTTTAAGTAAAGTTTGTTGATTAAAGTATGTATTCCATAACTGTAAAAAAGGTTTGATACGTTTTATTTCTTCTTTAGGAGAAACAATGTCAGCATTGGGTCGTGTTGAAGCCGCGCCAATATCAAGGTATTGAATGGTATGCTTTTGAATGGTGTCCAATTGTTTTAAACACGTTTCATCATTGAAAGCTTTGCCATCTGAAAAAGAATCTGGGCTAAGATTTAAAATATGCATCCATGCTGGCATGTGTATAGATTTAGATTTTTTTAAAATTTTAAGGGCATCGTTTTTAGGGATATCGCTTGGATTAACAATGTCCAACAAAGGCTTTAAAACAAAGTCCCGTTCAAGCAGTCTTGGATGCGGGATGGACAGGCTTTCTGTATCAACAAGGGTCTGTCCATAAAATAAAATATCTAAATCAATGGGTCTAGGTCCCCATTTTAGGTTTAAGTCACGTCCTAGTTTAAGTTCAATGCTTTTGATTTTATTAAGCAAACTTTGCGCTGAAAGCTCTGTACTCAATCTAAGAACAGTATTTAAATAGGGTTTATTCCAGTGGTCAGGTGCATCAAGAGGCAGCATGGCCGGGGTCTGATAAATGGGAGCAACTTCAATGGGGCCAAGGCTATGTTTTTCAAGTAAAGTCAAGGCTTGAGTAAAATACTGCTGTCTTGGTTCCATGTTGGAACCCATGGCTATATAACAGTTAGTCAATCCAATCTCCACAGGTATAGCTTACGCCATTGTTATAGCTGTCTTTAATAGGAGGGGTTAATTTCAAGAGCTTTACTTGGGCTTTGCAATTTTGTGGAATATGTTGTGAAACAATATCAAAAAACTGACGACAAAGTTTTTCAATGAGTTCGTATTGATTTTTTTTTACATCATCCTGTAAAGCCTGAGATAATTTTAAATAGCATACTGTATCGTTAAGCTTGTCGGTTTTTTCCGCTTGGGGATTGTCTGCAAAGGCTATTTTTATGGTGGCGCTTACTTTTTGCGCATGGTAGCGCTCTTGTTCAGAATCGCCGAGGTGCACCCAAAAATGAAAATCATGCAAGGTTAAGCATGAAGAAGACTGGCTTAGCATGCCAGCTTCTCATCATAGTCATTCATTTCTGTTAGAAAATTCCAAAGAGATTGAGCTGAGTGCTTTGCTGCATCTAAAGCATGTGATTGTTCATCCTCAGAAAGTTGATCAAGAAGGTCTTCACACGCTTCTCTGTGAATAACATCTGCACTTTGGTGAACTTTAAAAAAGGCCAGGCTTTGTTCATCGTTAATAGCATAAAACTTTTTTAAACCGTCAATTTTGGTTTTTGCAACTTCTGGCACTTGATATTCATAAGCATAGAGAGATGCTAGACCTTCACTGTAAGAGCTGCGAGCATATTTAAAAAAAGTATCAATAACGGTGTTAATGGCTTGTCCACCTGTGTGCTGATCTAAACGTTCTGCATTAGCGCCAACACCGTTTGCAAAGTCTGCCCATAGTTGTGGATGGTCTTTTCCCATAGAGCCTTCTTCTTCATTTAGATTTTCAAGTAAGATTTTTCTTTTTGTGATGTCTTCACATAAAGAATGGGTAGCGCTGATATAGCGGGGAAAAGCTTTAACATGCTGGTAATATTCTTTGGCGTAGTGCTGTAAAGTTTCAGCTTTCAGTTTGCCTTCGTTCCATTTTTGATAAAATGGATGCTCAAGTAAATGATAATCTGCAATGCTTTGCTTTAGCTTTTCTGAAAATGACATGGGCTCTCCTTGGTTAAATTTTTATTAGATTAAGCGGTGACGCTTGATTTGAAAAGCTAAACATATTAAACATTTTGTTAAGTTATGCTTAACAAGATAGATTTGAACAAATTGAATGTTTTTTTTGTGGTGATGGAAAGTAATTCATTCAGTGATGCAGCAGAAAAACTTAACGTTTCAAGATCTGCCATTAGTCAGTCCATGACGATCTTGGAGGGGCAACTGGGTTATGGTTTGTTTTTAAGAAAGTCACAAAAAATATACCCAACTCAAAAAGCACAAAGGATTTTTGAAAACTTAAAAGAATATCAGCATAGTTTAGCGCTTAGTTTAGTGCATGAAAGTAAGCGTGAAGAAGACATTGGTGGTATTGTTAAAGTTGGTGCCTATGAGGATTTTGCCAAAACCCACTTAAGTTTGGCTGTAAAAAAATTTCACGAGCTTTATCCCAATGTCATACTGCAATTTAATTTTGCTGCCCCA containing:
- a CDS encoding ferrous iron transport protein A: MKLSEVPNKNMRVKVSTFNQGYSQKIIERLRNLGIVENKTISILHSLPFGGPVVVHVGCCVFSLSREVAQWVEIEPEASH
- a CDS encoding ferrous iron transporter B, which translates into the protein MSKQKHKKILLVGKPNSGKSLLFSKLTGVRQKVSNFPGVTVEIKQAQYKEFHLVDYPGIYSLDSISIDEEIAINSLQSALENEKDELTAVVCVVDATRFDMSMSLALDIRQECLKHSVPMILALNMMDELEKNNLHVNLKGIEEALNVPVIGMSAKTKQGFTELYNEISRVGFKDMPLPSFNKTKQELLEELNQKFAPKSDVLIAKQNYLDRVFLSPWLGGVLFALVMLLVFQSIFTWAEPLMVAVENIFAFLGSLALSTLSEGVARDFIIEALIEGVGAFVIFVPQIFVLTFIIGILEDSGYLARSAIICHRILSFFGFSGKSFVPLLTGHACAIPAILAARTIDSPKRRWITMLTVPLTACSARLPVYSLLIVTLIPANAIVAGFLGLRGLLFFALYAFGIAMALLVGVLIDRFSTNKDDNDYPFILELPPYRVPGIKPLLQKSFRAAWSFLSGAGPMIFVVTVIVWALGYFPNYGESLEQSYLAKLGHFFEPVFAPLGIDWKYGVAILVSFLAREVFVGTLGTMFGIESADENLSSLSEKIQNSGFSLASGIALLVFYAVALQCVSTVAVLAKELKNKWQAWGVFVAYGVLAYIMALITYMFFNG
- a CDS encoding pilus assembly protein N-terminal domain-containing protein, which produces MRITLAISLIIILLALPSLYAQKNIFLDLGHQKVIPGDNIIRVSIGNPKIADVTIIENNKEIILTGIKTGSTSLVIWRKNQQKYKYIVIVGNKSNDASLIKQIKQLQKIKTLYIQKQSNQYLIKGTLFKPKDLALLEAIKQQNNNIIDLTHFNQKKFVFLHKLLQTKIHQYHYKNIFVEPQGKYFRLKGYVNHLQDKKKVLLIAKSLYPLIDDGIHIHSSKKSSVFIDVKFLEVHNSAIKNIGIQWPDTISAQANLALNNTLLQRTISTGSDLNLIVQALSENGKAKVLSNPKILCRDGFVSSFLAGGEIPIRLISERVANVMFKPYGVSLKIKPHIHASNNILLDLKIKISDLDSSVSIEGIPGIIEHHLQTSAQTQLNQTIVLGGFFQDRMRKNIKRFPVLGTVPILGELFKSRSFQKKQSQFFILLTAYSNSVKEKYHQKLLKHSKTLNINTKDYHFSLFD
- a CDS encoding CpaF family protein translates to MREYIKFIQTFHQHLNDQVFVKTKLENHNTQQIKTLITQNYYDFCYKNPQYKNLAEHKQLLGFIISENTGLGAIDTLLCAPEVSEIMINGANTIYYEQNGQLHLSPLFFSSEKILRNIINKIASLVNRRLDQSSPMIDARLPDGSRLNAIIHPLVLNGTTVTIRRFMHKTITLDKLVHQKSLSASSANFLKFCVQHKKNILIAGGTGSGKTTLLNILSQFIPPSERIISIEDSAELKLKQPHVIQLETRTKNTENLGEVSIRDLLKNSLRMRPDRIIVGECRSEETMDMLQAMNTGHSGSMTTLHANSPRDALKRIENLVLLSGYTYPTSALREQIVSSIDLIVYVQRSQNGQRSITHITEVSHMETELISLLDIFTQEQNTLKWSKHYPSFLQKLPEHQKNQLRSILTQTKVA
- a CDS encoding type II secretion system F family protein yields the protein MTALCIHKLYPVFIEHYHCRRMDSYCIDFFDTFIRHLKAGTSREQAFILSYKASHVFLKNQLTSIVKGIHTGKDFSALLFNSAATICHKSLKQYLISIHSSIESGQSLLKQMEFLLRKVRQSNHLKNKLKSLVSQSKLQAYVCIALPIFFSLVLYMISPNFILPLFTQSLGKVSLTLCFILLGLGAYWITALVNKDYIQ
- a CDS encoding MerC domain-containing protein → MPVVKQGHKKNKKLNIDLIGICCSSLCAIHCLLTPILLVSLPSLGKYFENQWVHISFFAAMTALALWTILRHYKMHQSKTIFALLILGIAVTALGFLPPEGFSPTHQHQHSHPHNHIWEEACFIIGGLMLFIGHIMTIRKYKCWEGHCHQH
- the folP gene encoding dihydropteroate synthase, with translation MEPRQQYFTQALTLLEKHSLGPIEVAPIYQTPAMLPLDAPDHWNKPYLNTVLRLSTELSAQSLLNKIKSIELKLGRDLNLKWGPRPIDLDILFYGQTLVDTESLSIPHPRLLERDFVLKPLLDIVNPSDIPKNDALKILKKSKSIHMPAWMHILNLSPDSFSDGKAFNDETCLKQLDTIQKHTIQYLDIGAASTRPNADIVSPKEEIKRIKPFLQLWNTYFNQQTLLKPRLSLDTMHASVAQFVHEQTELHTINDVSGLKDPEMFSTLQQTNCDYVLMHSLNAPVDPRNVMAHDTDPIVFLKQWLDQKLTLLDKNNIDVSRVIFDPGIGFGKTASQSLKILQNLDQFNDIPCRLLIGHSRKSFMKLFCNLDAHARDYESIGISMALSQHAVDIFRVHQAPLHQRAWLAYQHTKVQYRGG
- a CDS encoding dihydroneopterin aldolase, which gives rise to MLSQSSSCLTLHDFHFWVHLGDSEQERYHAQKVSATIKIAFADNPQAEKTDKLNDTVCYLKLSQALQDDVKKNQYELIEKLCRQFFDIVSQHIPQNCKAQVKLLKLTPPIKDSYNNGVSYTCGDWID
- a CDS encoding CADD family putative folate metabolism protein; its protein translation is MSFSEKLKQSIADYHLLEHPFYQKWNEGKLKAETLQHYAKEYYQHVKAFPRYISATHSLCEDITKRKILLENLNEEEGSMGKDHPQLWADFANGVGANAERLDQHTGGQAINTVIDTFFKYARSSYSEGLASLYAYEYQVPEVAKTKIDGLKKFYAINDEQSLAFFKVHQSADVIHREACEDLLDQLSEDEQSHALDAAKHSAQSLWNFLTEMNDYDEKLAC